In a genomic window of Nocardia fluminea:
- a CDS encoding Rv1157c family protein, which produces MLSTRASRTALSALVLAAGAALVAPTPTMAAPQSAATQPSVPAIAENVPSGTLAALAPTIVSAISAPGPIADGGQAAILAQARVLLATPGIPAQVKATLEKVITFLDGSGGGGPELPPSDGPRIAQFLYPTIGKGCIGPTSDSVGTALAVPGPAELPPPGPAAGQTGFVFTALGTKTATVVQNPPMTVQWVNLDNRRTGTQPLTTDAGINPDGPATLTAIADTGPGRVAAVITGSLTTATADGDRTCSFAPTLGFFSVG; this is translated from the coding sequence GTGCTGAGCACCCGAGCATCGCGGACCGCATTGTCCGCCCTCGTACTAGCGGCGGGTGCGGCACTCGTGGCACCCACGCCCACGATGGCTGCCCCGCAGTCCGCCGCGACACAGCCGAGTGTCCCCGCCATCGCCGAGAACGTCCCTTCCGGGACGCTCGCCGCGCTGGCTCCGACGATCGTAAGCGCCATTTCCGCCCCGGGCCCCATCGCCGACGGCGGACAGGCCGCGATCCTGGCTCAGGCGCGCGTGCTGCTGGCCACGCCCGGCATCCCGGCACAGGTCAAGGCCACCCTCGAAAAGGTCATCACCTTCCTCGACGGCAGTGGCGGCGGCGGTCCCGAACTGCCGCCCTCGGACGGCCCGCGCATCGCCCAGTTCCTCTACCCCACCATCGGCAAGGGCTGCATCGGCCCGACGTCGGATTCTGTCGGCACCGCGCTGGCCGTCCCCGGCCCGGCCGAGTTGCCGCCGCCCGGACCGGCCGCGGGCCAGACCGGCTTCGTCTTCACCGCGCTCGGCACGAAAACCGCTACCGTCGTGCAGAATCCGCCGATGACGGTGCAGTGGGTCAACCTCGACAACCGTCGCACCGGTACCCAGCCGCTCACCACCGACGCGGGCATCAACCCCGACGGCCCGGCCACCCTCACCGCAATCGCCGACACCGGTCCCGGCCGGGTCGCCGCGGTGATCACCGGTTCGCTCACCACGGCCACCGCCGACGGTGACCGCACCTGCTCGTTCGCCCCGACCCTCGGTTTCTTCTCCGTCGGCTGA
- a CDS encoding TetR/AcrR family transcriptional regulator, which translates to MTTADRRYGGRTVVARKAERRLRFLEAATRIFAERGYATCSLAEVCAAAGLSKRQFYEEFETREDVLVAAYDRIQDDAAAAVGTALIALGSTDPQLALRAGFGAYLESLGSDPYRAQVALIEVVGVSDRMETHRRTRRHAWSALIEGALAQVGVRLRGDAELTTALITGAVTGVAHEWLLRESRPPVDELVDLLTGAALALVRFD; encoded by the coding sequence GTGACTACAGCGGACAGGCGGTATGGGGGTCGTACGGTCGTCGCGCGTAAAGCCGAACGCCGACTGCGATTCCTGGAAGCAGCGACGCGAATCTTCGCGGAACGCGGGTACGCGACGTGCTCGCTCGCCGAGGTGTGCGCGGCGGCCGGGCTGTCCAAGCGGCAGTTCTACGAGGAGTTCGAGACCCGCGAAGACGTGCTGGTAGCGGCCTACGACCGGATCCAGGACGACGCGGCGGCCGCGGTCGGCACCGCGCTGATCGCGCTCGGCTCGACCGATCCGCAGCTCGCGCTGCGTGCCGGCTTCGGCGCCTATCTGGAGTCGCTCGGCTCCGACCCGTATCGCGCCCAGGTGGCGCTGATCGAGGTGGTCGGGGTGAGCGATCGGATGGAGACCCACCGCCGGACGCGCAGGCACGCCTGGTCGGCGTTGATCGAGGGGGCGCTGGCGCAGGTGGGAGTGCGGCTGCGCGGTGACGCCGAACTGACCACCGCGCTGATCACGGGCGCGGTCACCGGCGTGGCGCACGAGTGGTTGCTGCGCGAGTCGCGACCGCCCGTCGACGAGCTGGTCGACCTGCTCACCGGCGCGGCCCTGGCGCTCGTCAGGTTCGACTGA
- a CDS encoding DUF2613 domain-containing protein: MKFVVPGLVSGLAGAVIGVIAVLGITAGAQQNSIPAPEETGDPGSSLLGNVQYGSR; this comes from the coding sequence ATGAAGTTTGTCGTCCCCGGCCTGGTCAGCGGCCTGGCCGGCGCGGTCATCGGGGTGATTGCCGTTCTCGGCATCACCGCGGGCGCGCAACAGAATTCGATCCCGGCGCCCGAGGAGACCGGTGACCCGGGCTCGTCGCTGCTCGGCAACGTGCAGTACGGCTCGCGATGA